Proteins encoded by one window of Actinocorallia herbida:
- a CDS encoding ABC transporter ATP-binding protein, producing MTRPDVKVAGAAPPTTPAVEVTGVSKRFKIRGKPDPITVLDDIRLTVPSGGIASIVGLSGAGKSTLLNILGLLDQPDDGSISVFGTNATALPERGRASLRGKTIGFVFQQLNLLSGRTALQQVAVPLLYEGGRALRERRRLAEEALTRVGLQDRLHSKVSELSGGEQQRVAIARALIRDPRLILADEPTGALDPVTADQVMDLLFRTAREDGRALILVTHDLSLARRADTVHTLDGGRLTAS from the coding sequence GTGACCCGGCCGGACGTGAAAGTCGCCGGGGCGGCCCCTCCCACGACACCGGCCGTCGAGGTCACCGGCGTCTCGAAGCGGTTCAAGATCCGCGGGAAACCCGATCCGATCACCGTGCTCGACGACATCCGGCTGACCGTGCCCAGCGGCGGGATCGCCTCGATCGTGGGCCTGTCGGGCGCCGGGAAGTCGACCCTGCTCAACATCCTCGGCCTGCTCGACCAGCCGGACGACGGCAGCATCAGCGTGTTCGGCACGAACGCCACGGCCCTGCCGGAGCGCGGCCGCGCGTCCCTGCGCGGAAAGACGATCGGGTTCGTCTTCCAGCAGCTGAACCTGCTGTCCGGGCGGACCGCCCTTCAGCAGGTCGCCGTGCCGCTCCTCTACGAGGGCGGCCGGGCGCTGCGGGAACGTCGACGCCTGGCCGAGGAGGCCCTCACCCGGGTCGGCCTCCAGGACCGGCTGCACTCCAAGGTGTCGGAGCTGTCCGGCGGCGAGCAGCAGCGGGTCGCGATCGCCCGCGCCCTCATCCGCGATCCCCGGCTGATCCTCGCCGACGAACCGACCGGCGCCCTCGACCCCGTCACCGCGGACCAGGTCATGGACCTCCTGTTCCGCACCGCGCGCGAGGACGGCCGCGCCCTCATCCTCGTCACCCACGACCTGTCGCTGGCCCGCCGGGCCGACACCGTGCACACCCTCGACGGCGGCCGGCTGACCGCCTCGTAG
- a CDS encoding efflux RND transporter periplasmic adaptor subunit, producing the protein MGIWVNRAGKAAILLVVAGVVGATGYLAGNGAAAPEPVAERIPEADFSPRVIKVDEGTIVSRLVLDATVQADPAVGVRPEKGGEVTKVYVKAGDSVVKGQTLLSFKYQPPQSDPKKKPPKPQTLYLSAPAAGKIRSVNAHVGTPVSPGDPAFTVDKGLFRAVANVESKNVYKLYNKPRSIKLQIDHGPAPFDCRLLDYGAGTGGDGGDGGAEVKVTCRIPLGKRVFAGLPGKMSILTDKAAGVPVVPLSAVLGQNGTGYVTVVQDGKQERRKVKLGLNDGEKVEIREGLEVGERILDRAPEDAAFSGPDSNGPNLGENGGQGEPMVIMP; encoded by the coding sequence ATGGGAATCTGGGTCAACCGGGCCGGCAAGGCGGCCATCCTGCTCGTCGTCGCCGGGGTGGTCGGGGCCACCGGCTACCTCGCCGGCAACGGCGCCGCCGCGCCCGAGCCCGTCGCGGAGCGGATCCCCGAAGCCGACTTCTCGCCCCGCGTGATCAAGGTCGACGAGGGCACCATCGTCTCCCGGCTCGTCCTCGACGCCACCGTCCAGGCCGACCCCGCGGTCGGGGTCCGGCCGGAGAAGGGCGGCGAGGTCACCAAGGTCTACGTCAAGGCCGGTGACAGCGTGGTGAAGGGGCAGACCCTGTTGTCCTTCAAGTACCAGCCGCCGCAGTCCGACCCCAAGAAGAAGCCGCCGAAGCCGCAGACGCTGTATCTGAGCGCGCCCGCGGCGGGCAAGATCCGCTCGGTCAACGCGCACGTGGGGACCCCGGTCTCGCCGGGCGACCCGGCCTTCACCGTCGACAAGGGACTCTTCCGGGCCGTCGCGAACGTCGAGAGCAAGAACGTCTACAAGCTGTACAACAAGCCGAGGTCGATCAAGCTCCAGATAGACCACGGCCCGGCGCCGTTCGACTGCAGGCTCCTGGACTACGGCGCGGGCACCGGCGGTGACGGCGGTGACGGCGGCGCCGAGGTCAAGGTGACGTGCCGGATCCCGCTCGGCAAGCGGGTGTTCGCCGGGCTGCCCGGCAAGATGTCGATCCTCACCGACAAGGCCGCCGGCGTCCCGGTCGTCCCGCTCTCGGCCGTCCTCGGGCAGAACGGCACCGGATACGTGACCGTCGTGCAGGACGGGAAGCAGGAGCGGCGCAAGGTGAAGCTCGGCCTCAACGACGGCGAGAAGGTGGAGATCCGGGAGGGCCTCGAGGTCGGCGAGCGGATCCTCGACCGGGCGCCCGAGGACGCCGCATTCTCCGGCCCGGACTCGAACGGACCGAACCTGGGCGAGAACGGCGGACAGGGCGAGCCGATGGTGATCATGCCGTGA
- a CDS encoding ABC transporter permease: MSGRTSGDHRGRMPIWGLVLSAFAEIRVGKVRVILSTFCVACLVGTVTIAAAISYLTQQMARQFFEQQAGRPGTMSVSVEFKQIEEGAGVSVESFTEVQNAFARYKITASPIASIDTTVRTPSGEVLSTQGRNSPPQFMINGADSSLADIRALKIIGGRWLTETDDLRLEPSLVVSQGFLRTAGIPRATALDTTLQIATGGHWTRARIVGVLDIGQEWGPGGEQTGSVPQVYLPAESVIGLGLPIMYSEFVMRVPPETAKRTGKQIREDAKHWTGVMGVSVSPQFGDFGQIGRSLRLIMYGAALGMLLLGSLPVIALGIFAVRQRRSEFGVHRCFGATGPDLFFTVLLEALITCTAAGLVGVLGAFVVTGRAADFVLRRQLPGVASIDTSFPWEAAQLGLGVAVCVGLFTGLIPAWRAMQKSVIRAIRA, encoded by the coding sequence GTGAGCGGCCGCACTTCCGGTGATCATCGAGGTCGCATGCCAATCTGGGGACTCGTACTCTCCGCATTCGCGGAGATACGCGTGGGCAAGGTCAGGGTGATCCTGTCGACGTTCTGTGTGGCCTGCCTCGTCGGCACGGTGACCATCGCCGCGGCTATTTCCTACCTCACCCAGCAGATGGCCCGGCAATTCTTCGAGCAGCAGGCCGGACGGCCCGGGACCATGAGCGTTTCGGTCGAATTCAAGCAGATCGAGGAAGGCGCCGGCGTCAGCGTCGAGAGCTTCACCGAGGTGCAGAACGCCTTCGCGAGGTACAAGATAACCGCCTCTCCCATCGCCTCCATCGACACCACGGTGCGGACCCCGTCGGGTGAGGTGCTGTCCACCCAAGGCCGGAACTCCCCTCCTCAGTTCATGATCAACGGCGCCGACAGCAGTCTCGCCGACATCCGCGCACTGAAGATCATCGGCGGCCGGTGGCTGACGGAGACCGACGACCTGCGACTCGAACCGAGCCTCGTGGTCAGCCAGGGCTTTCTCAGGACGGCGGGCATCCCCCGCGCGACCGCCCTCGACACGACGCTCCAGATCGCCACCGGCGGACACTGGACCCGCGCGCGCATCGTCGGCGTCCTGGACATCGGCCAGGAATGGGGCCCCGGCGGGGAACAGACGGGCAGCGTCCCTCAGGTGTATCTGCCCGCGGAATCCGTCATCGGCCTCGGCCTGCCGATCATGTACTCGGAATTCGTCATGAGAGTGCCGCCCGAGACGGCGAAGCGGACCGGAAAGCAGATCCGGGAAGACGCGAAGCACTGGACCGGGGTCATGGGCGTATCGGTCAGCCCGCAGTTCGGGGACTTCGGGCAGATCGGCAGGAGCCTGCGCCTGATCATGTACGGCGCGGCACTCGGAATGCTGTTGCTCGGCTCGCTTCCGGTCATCGCCCTCGGCATTTTCGCGGTGCGGCAGCGCCGCAGCGAGTTCGGCGTGCACCGGTGCTTCGGCGCGACCGGTCCCGACCTCTTCTTCACAGTGCTCCTGGAAGCGCTGATCACCTGTACCGCCGCGGGACTCGTCGGTGTGCTCGGCGCGTTCGTCGTCACCGGGAGAGCCGCGGATTTCGTGCTGCGGCGGCAACTGCCCGGCGTGGCCTCGATCGACACGTCCTTCCCCTGGGAGGCCGCCCAGCTCGGGCTCGGCGTCGCGGTCTGCGTGGGGCTCTTCACCGGGCTCATCCCCGCCTGGCGCGCGATGCAGAAGTCCGTCATCCGGGCGATCCGGGCTTAA
- a CDS encoding ABC transporter permease, translated as MSTAHALRDSLTMLRRDLRHQQRYPSMTISIVIMPVLFLLLFVYVFGGAIGPGIGLSGPRADYVNYVIPGILLMAVATGTISTAVAVCTDLTEGIVQRFRSMPVSPGSVVTGHVAGNMIQVAFILVLIFGIAFATGFRPDASPIEWLAALGLLFLTAFGLSWLSAALGLRAKTPEAASNAPTPLTFLPFLGSAVVTPESMPSGLRWFAEHQPFTPITETLRGLLLGTPIGSDAYAALAWCLGLALVGYLWARVTFARLTRS; from the coding sequence ATGAGCACCGCCCACGCCCTGCGCGACTCCCTGACGATGCTGCGCCGCGACCTGCGCCACCAGCAGCGCTACCCGTCCATGACGATCTCCATCGTCATCATGCCCGTGCTGTTCCTCCTGCTGTTCGTCTACGTCTTCGGCGGGGCGATCGGCCCCGGCATCGGCCTGTCCGGCCCCCGCGCCGACTACGTGAACTACGTGATCCCGGGCATCCTGCTCATGGCGGTGGCCACCGGCACGATCTCCACCGCGGTCGCGGTGTGCACCGACCTGACCGAGGGCATCGTCCAACGCTTCCGCAGCATGCCCGTCTCCCCCGGCTCGGTGGTGACGGGGCACGTGGCGGGCAACATGATCCAGGTCGCCTTCATCCTCGTGCTGATCTTCGGCATCGCCTTCGCCACCGGCTTCCGGCCCGACGCCTCGCCCATCGAATGGCTCGCCGCCCTGGGCCTCCTGTTCCTCACCGCCTTCGGCCTGAGCTGGCTGTCGGCCGCTCTGGGGCTGCGCGCGAAGACCCCTGAGGCCGCGAGCAACGCCCCCACACCGCTGACCTTCCTCCCGTTCCTCGGCAGCGCCGTCGTCACGCCGGAGTCCATGCCGTCCGGCCTTCGCTGGTTCGCCGAGCACCAGCCCTTCACGCCCATCACCGAGACGCTGCGCGGCCTCCTCCTCGGCACCCCCATCGGCTCGGACGCCTACGCCGCCCTCGCCTGGTGCCTGGGCCTCGCCCTCGTCGGCTACCTCTGGGCCCGCGTCACCTTCGCTCGCCTGACCCGCTCCTGA
- a CDS encoding ATP-binding cassette domain-containing protein — protein sequence MTDSAAISAIGLRKALGGKTVLDGVDLHAAEGSVLALLGANGAGKTTAVRILSTLLRPDAGTARIAGHDLATAPEAVRAAIGLTGQFAALDGLLTAEENLFLMADLHHLPKREGRRRAAHLLERFELTGRARETAATFSGGLRRRLDLAMTLVGEPRVIFLDEPTTGLDPRSRHTLWDIIRDLVADGVTILLTTQYLDEADRLADRVAVLDGGRIVAEGTPAELKRRIPGGHVLLRLPDERALASAGALFPASVPDSDALTLRVPGDGDIAMLRAVIDALNGASLEPDSLTVHTPDLDDVFFALTGNATLETSR from the coding sequence ATGACGGACTCAGCCGCTATCTCAGCCATCGGGCTGCGCAAGGCGCTCGGCGGCAAGACCGTGCTGGACGGGGTCGACCTGCACGCCGCGGAAGGCAGCGTGCTGGCCCTGCTCGGCGCCAACGGCGCGGGCAAGACGACCGCGGTGCGCATCCTGTCGACGCTGCTGCGGCCCGACGCCGGCACCGCGCGCATCGCCGGGCACGACCTGGCCACCGCGCCCGAGGCGGTCCGCGCCGCGATCGGCCTGACCGGCCAGTTCGCCGCGCTCGACGGCCTGCTCACCGCCGAGGAGAACCTCTTCCTCATGGCGGACCTGCACCACCTGCCCAAGCGGGAGGGCCGCCGCCGCGCGGCCCACCTGCTGGAGAGGTTCGAGCTGACCGGCCGCGCCCGCGAGACCGCGGCGACGTTCTCCGGCGGCCTGCGCCGCCGCCTCGACCTCGCGATGACGCTCGTCGGGGAGCCCCGCGTCATCTTCCTCGACGAGCCCACGACCGGCCTCGACCCGCGCAGCAGGCACACCCTGTGGGACATCATCCGGGACCTGGTGGCCGACGGCGTCACCATCCTGCTGACGACCCAGTACCTGGACGAGGCCGACCGCCTCGCCGACCGGGTGGCCGTGCTGGACGGCGGCCGGATCGTCGCCGAGGGCACCCCCGCCGAACTGAAGCGGCGCATCCCGGGCGGCCATGTCCTCCTGCGCCTCCCCGACGAGCGCGCCCTCGCCTCCGCCGGGGCGCTCTTCCCCGCTTCGGTCCCCGACTCCGACGCCCTCACCCTGCGCGTACCCGGCGACGGCGACATCGCCATGCTCCGCGCCGTCATCGACGCCCTGAACGGCGCCTCCCTGGAACCCGACTCCTTGACCGTCCATACGCCCGACCTGGACGACGTCTTCTTCGCCCTCACCGGAAACGCGACCTTGGAGACCTCCCGATGA
- a CDS encoding TetR/AcrR family transcriptional regulator C-terminal domain-containing protein — protein MPRETLTREQIVQAAVTLLDEAGIDGLSMRKLGQRLGSAATAMYWHVGSKENLVSLACDRVWSEVGAHDPAELGWREAARRHARDTYETLRGHTWVIAATGAYFVYGHGMARVQDASYAIYEAAGFTGWDLDWAVNAASTFAGGAALSDASLDPVKQRGDTAAMREALAEAGEIAASYPRLRARLEQQAGVDEAVFVEEKFDFGLEIILDGLEARLRAR, from the coding sequence ATGCCCCGCGAGACCTTGACCAGAGAGCAGATCGTCCAGGCCGCCGTCACCCTGCTCGACGAGGCGGGCATCGACGGCCTCAGCATGCGCAAGCTGGGCCAGCGCCTCGGCTCGGCCGCGACCGCGATGTACTGGCACGTCGGCAGCAAGGAGAACCTCGTCTCCCTGGCGTGCGACCGGGTCTGGAGCGAGGTCGGCGCCCATGACCCCGCGGAGCTCGGCTGGCGCGAGGCGGCGCGGCGGCATGCCCGCGACACCTACGAGACCCTGCGCGGCCACACCTGGGTCATCGCCGCGACGGGCGCCTATTTCGTGTACGGCCACGGCATGGCCCGCGTCCAGGACGCCAGCTACGCGATCTACGAGGCGGCGGGCTTCACGGGCTGGGACCTGGACTGGGCGGTGAACGCCGCGTCCACCTTCGCCGGGGGCGCCGCCCTCTCCGACGCGTCGCTGGACCCCGTCAAGCAGCGCGGGGACACCGCGGCCATGCGCGAGGCGCTCGCCGAGGCAGGGGAGATCGCGGCCTCCTACCCCCGCCTGCGCGCCCGGCTGGAGCAGCAGGCCGGGGTCGACGAGGCGGTGTTCGTGGAGGAGAAGTTCGACTTCGGCCTCGAGATCATCCTCGACGGCCTCGAAGCCCGCCTGCGCGCGCGCTGA
- a CDS encoding fasciclin domain-containing protein: MQKWQAIGAGAALVLGLGLTAVTAPPASAAPGGLTAEPFGPACASIPATGPGSLATMATQPVATAVASLPFLSTLNTAIQTAGLTTTLNAAPALTVFAPTNDAFAAIPQAERDQLLTDQAALAKTLNYHVVNGQKTTADLQNATLITLEGSPVIVRGSNYDYMVNGSKITCGGIQTANATVYVIDSVLVPPQT, translated from the coding sequence ATGCAGAAATGGCAGGCCATCGGCGCGGGCGCCGCGCTCGTCCTGGGACTCGGCCTCACGGCGGTGACGGCGCCCCCGGCGTCGGCGGCGCCCGGCGGGCTCACCGCCGAACCGTTCGGCCCCGCCTGCGCGTCCATCCCGGCGACCGGACCGGGCAGCCTCGCCACGATGGCGACCCAGCCCGTCGCGACGGCCGTGGCCTCCCTGCCGTTCCTGTCGACGCTGAACACCGCGATCCAGACCGCAGGGCTCACCACCACCCTCAACGCCGCCCCCGCGCTCACCGTCTTCGCCCCGACGAACGACGCGTTCGCGGCGATCCCGCAGGCCGAGCGGGACCAGCTCCTGACCGACCAGGCGGCCCTGGCCAAGACCCTCAACTACCACGTCGTCAACGGCCAGAAGACGACCGCCGACCTCCAGAACGCCACCCTCATCACCCTGGAGGGCAGCCCCGTCATCGTCCGGGGCAGCAACTACGACTACATGGTCAACGGCTCGAAGATCACCTGCGGCGGCATCCAGACCGCGAACGCCACCGTCTACGTCATCGACTCCGTCCTGGTCCCGCCCCAGACCTGA
- a CDS encoding TIGR02679 family protein, translating to MQNDSLSSLRRPTLADLFALARKRLESGHASLSVEIASPEAHRELVGLLGPLPRFRVGATARVRMSELDAAVRARTGMALGDVLVELHGRPLRDRRAEAATAAGARAALLATAEATELTSHAWYRAWVGELRATSNGTLTRLLGRPDRLARAVRVLELLDGNATTLPELADKATGDAHALDSGRPLSGLVLAALAFRAGSAAPDSAEDRRDLWERFGVAENAYSSTVLVLNLPARGEALGEWMTSGARHGTALRVTLDQLVRHPVSPDATVVHVCENPSVLGGAARELGPACPPLVCAEGQPSVAFLELAERIALCGGSLRYHGDFDWPGIRMTAALVSRHGAAPWRMSSTDYLQGLADAERSVSRPPLKGGAQETPWDPELQEVMRARGVALSEESVIPSLLSDLRAHAANSVGGHGRAARGEAGPRVFEGGVRSGAGPGRSR from the coding sequence GTGCAGAACGACTCGCTCTCCAGCCTGCGCCGCCCCACCCTGGCCGACCTGTTCGCCCTGGCCAGGAAGCGCCTGGAGTCCGGCCATGCCTCGCTCTCCGTCGAGATCGCCTCTCCCGAGGCGCACAGGGAGCTCGTCGGGCTGCTCGGTCCGTTGCCGAGGTTCCGGGTGGGGGCGACGGCCCGCGTACGGATGAGCGAACTGGACGCGGCGGTCCGGGCCAGGACGGGGATGGCGCTCGGCGACGTCTTGGTCGAGCTGCACGGCAGGCCCCTGCGCGACCGCCGTGCGGAGGCCGCCACCGCGGCCGGGGCCCGCGCGGCGCTGCTCGCGACCGCCGAAGCCACCGAGCTGACGTCCCATGCCTGGTACCGCGCCTGGGTCGGCGAACTGCGCGCGACGTCCAACGGAACCCTCACCCGGCTCTTGGGCCGCCCCGACAGGCTGGCCCGCGCCGTGCGCGTCCTGGAGCTCCTCGACGGCAACGCGACGACCCTGCCCGAGCTCGCGGACAAGGCGACCGGCGACGCCCACGCGCTGGACTCCGGCCGGCCGCTTTCCGGGCTCGTGCTGGCCGCGCTCGCCTTCCGGGCCGGTTCGGCGGCCCCCGATTCGGCGGAGGATCGGCGCGACCTGTGGGAGCGGTTCGGCGTCGCCGAGAACGCCTACAGCAGCACCGTGCTCGTGCTCAACCTGCCCGCGCGGGGCGAGGCCCTCGGCGAATGGATGACGAGCGGTGCCCGGCACGGCACCGCGCTGCGGGTCACCCTCGACCAGCTGGTCCGCCATCCCGTCAGCCCTGACGCCACGGTGGTGCACGTGTGCGAGAACCCTTCGGTCCTGGGCGGCGCGGCCAGAGAGCTGGGACCGGCCTGCCCGCCCCTGGTCTGCGCCGAAGGGCAGCCGTCCGTCGCCTTCCTCGAGCTCGCCGAACGGATCGCCCTCTGCGGAGGTTCTTTGCGTTACCACGGGGATTTCGACTGGCCTGGCATCCGGATGACGGCGGCTCTGGTCTCGCGTCATGGTGCGGCGCCTTGGCGGATGTCCTCGACGGACTACCTCCAAGGGCTCGCGGACGCCGAGCGGTCCGTTTCCAGGCCGCCGCTCAAGGGCGGCGCACAGGAGACTCCCTGGGACCCCGAGCTGCAGGAAGTGATGCGGGCCAGGGGCGTCGCCCTGAGCGAGGAATCTGTGATCCCGTCCCTGCTTTCGGACCTGCGCGCGCACGCGGCGAACTCTGTGGGCGGACATGGACGCGCGGCCCGGGGCGAGGCCGGGCCGCGCGTGTTCGAGGGAGGGGTCAGGTCTGGGGCGGGACCAGGACGGAGTCGATGA